A genomic window from Micromonospora ferruginea includes:
- a CDS encoding DeoR/GlpR family DNA-binding transcription regulator — protein MDRYARWNALLEMLTDSGRVSVEEAAERLEVSQATIRRDFDQLAQQQMITRTRGGAVANGVSYDLPLRYKTAKHSAEKQRIGAAAAALVSPGTVVGLNGGTTSTEVARALAVRPDLNTSAEGAQLTVVTNALNIANELLVRSRMKVVVAGGVVRPKSFELVGPLGGALLREVTLDVALLGVDAIDPQLGAAAHHEGEAAMNSLMVARAKRVVVIADSSKLGGHAFARICPVDRVETLVTDSGAPAALVQAFRDAGVHVVCA, from the coding sequence GTGGACCGCTACGCGCGTTGGAACGCGCTGCTCGAGATGCTGACCGACAGCGGCCGGGTCAGCGTCGAGGAGGCGGCCGAGCGGCTCGAGGTCTCCCAGGCCACCATCCGGCGGGACTTCGACCAGCTCGCCCAGCAGCAGATGATCACGCGGACCCGGGGCGGCGCGGTCGCCAACGGCGTCTCGTACGACCTGCCGCTGCGCTACAAGACCGCCAAGCACTCGGCGGAGAAGCAGCGGATCGGCGCGGCCGCCGCCGCGCTGGTCTCCCCGGGCACCGTGGTCGGGCTGAACGGCGGCACCACCAGCACCGAGGTGGCCCGGGCCCTGGCGGTCCGCCCCGACCTGAACACCAGCGCCGAGGGCGCCCAGCTCACCGTGGTCACCAACGCGCTGAACATCGCCAACGAGCTGCTGGTGCGCTCGCGGATGAAGGTGGTGGTGGCCGGCGGCGTGGTCCGGCCGAAGTCGTTCGAGCTGGTCGGCCCGCTCGGCGGGGCGCTGCTGCGCGAGGTGACGCTCGACGTCGCACTGCTCGGCGTGGACGCGATCGACCCGCAGCTCGGCGCCGCCGCGCACCACGAGGGTGAGGCGGCCATGAACAGCCTGATGGTGGCGCGCGCCAAGCGGGTCGTGGTGATCGCCGACTCGTCGAAGCTGGGCGGGCACGCGTTCGCCCGGATCTGCCCGGTGGACCGGGTGGAGACGCTGGTGACGGACTCGGGCGCCCCCGCCGCGCTGGTGCAGGCGTTCCGGGACGCCGGCGTGCACGTCGTCTGCGCCTGA
- a CDS encoding ATP-binding cassette domain-containing protein, translating into MSAVLEIEGLRKTYRSRKRGVRHALDGFDMRVEAGQVHGFLGPNGSGKTTTLRTLLGLIRPNGGRMAILGQELPQALPAVAGQVGAIVESPQFFPHFSARDTLGLLARAGELPQRRVDEVLEQVGLRDRAGERVKTYSLGMKQRLAVASALLKNPKLLILDEPANGLDPGGIREMRRLMRELAESGMTVVLSSHILGEIQLICDSVTIISLGRRVAFGPVEQVLAAHSQGSVRVRLEAVTDLAPAAETLTRSGVRVAATEPDHLMLSGVDKPAVVSRLLAEQGLYVSELTPVAVDLESVFLELTATAPVPGQNRQVDQSAKVDQTGTAGGWGA; encoded by the coding sequence GTGTCGGCTGTCCTGGAGATCGAAGGTCTCCGCAAGACGTACCGGAGCCGGAAACGCGGGGTCCGCCACGCGCTCGACGGCTTCGACATGCGGGTCGAGGCCGGCCAGGTGCACGGCTTCCTCGGTCCCAACGGTTCCGGCAAGACCACCACGCTGCGTACGCTGCTCGGGCTGATCCGGCCCAACGGCGGCCGGATGGCCATCCTCGGCCAGGAGCTGCCGCAGGCGTTGCCGGCGGTCGCCGGGCAGGTCGGCGCCATCGTGGAGAGCCCGCAGTTCTTCCCGCACTTCTCCGCGCGGGACACCCTGGGCCTGCTCGCCCGCGCCGGCGAGCTGCCGCAGCGGCGGGTCGACGAGGTGTTGGAGCAGGTCGGGCTGCGGGATCGGGCCGGGGAGCGGGTGAAGACCTACTCGCTCGGCATGAAGCAGCGGCTCGCCGTGGCGTCCGCGCTGCTCAAGAACCCGAAGCTGCTGATCCTGGACGAGCCGGCCAACGGCCTCGACCCGGGCGGCATCCGGGAGATGCGCCGGCTCATGCGCGAGCTGGCCGAATCCGGGATGACGGTGGTGCTCTCCAGCCACATCCTGGGCGAGATCCAGCTCATCTGCGACTCGGTCACCATCATCTCGCTCGGCCGGCGGGTCGCGTTCGGGCCGGTCGAGCAGGTGCTCGCGGCGCACTCCCAGGGCAGCGTGCGGGTCCGCCTGGAGGCGGTCACCGACCTGGCGCCGGCGGCGGAGACGCTGACCCGTTCCGGGGTCCGGGTCGCCGCCACCGAACCCGACCACCTGATGCTGTCCGGCGTGGACAAGCCGGCCGTGGTCAGCCGGCTCCTCGCCGAACAGGGCCTCTACGTCAGCGAGCTCACCCCGGTCGCGGTCGACCTGGAGAGCGTGTTCCTCGAACTGACCGCCACCGCGCCGGTCCCCGGCCAGAACCGTCAGGTCGATCAGTCCGCCAAGGTCGACCAGACCGGCACCGCAGGAGGTTGGGGCGCATGA
- a CDS encoding ABC transporter permease subunit, with protein MSLFVTELRRLTKRRLTRLLLVLLVVGLATVATAFSFSSHKLSPEVVAAAQAESDAQYKRSVQEWQRTVTECEAALAKGEATEERYGPNCGKDYQPQPEMFDPKWNLPYQFDFRAEFPMFIAVFAGAVALFAFIVGASFVGAEWNTGGMMNLLLWRPKRLAVLGTKLAALLTTVLGLSVVLGALWTAVFWLIGTSRGTTAKVTAGVWRSIGLDGLRAVGLVLLVGAVAFALASLGRHTAMALGAAVALFAISEIGIRIAVSVLSVPFGERYVLSTYAQSWFMKQAELFDYDTCQFAKGACEPAKYVVTWEQSAVVFGVGAVAALVAAFWTMRRRDIS; from the coding sequence ATGAGCCTGTTCGTCACCGAGCTGCGCCGGCTCACCAAGCGCCGGCTCACCCGGCTGCTGCTCGTCCTGCTGGTGGTCGGGCTCGCCACCGTGGCCACCGCGTTCAGCTTCTCCAGCCACAAGCTCTCGCCGGAGGTGGTGGCCGCCGCGCAGGCCGAGTCCGACGCCCAGTACAAGCGGTCGGTCCAGGAGTGGCAGCGCACCGTGACCGAGTGTGAGGCCGCCCTGGCCAAGGGCGAGGCGACCGAGGAACGGTACGGCCCGAACTGCGGCAAGGACTACCAGCCGCAGCCGGAGATGTTCGACCCGAAGTGGAACCTGCCCTACCAGTTCGACTTCCGGGCCGAGTTTCCCATGTTCATCGCCGTGTTCGCCGGCGCGGTGGCGCTCTTCGCGTTCATCGTCGGCGCGTCCTTCGTGGGCGCCGAGTGGAACACCGGCGGCATGATGAACCTGCTGCTCTGGCGGCCGAAACGGCTGGCCGTGCTGGGCACCAAGCTGGCCGCGTTGCTGACCACCGTGCTCGGCCTGAGCGTCGTGCTGGGCGCGTTGTGGACGGCGGTGTTCTGGCTGATCGGCACGTCCCGCGGCACCACCGCGAAGGTGACCGCCGGGGTGTGGCGCTCGATCGGGCTGGACGGGCTGCGGGCGGTGGGGCTGGTCCTGCTCGTCGGCGCGGTCGCGTTCGCGCTCGCCTCGCTGGGCCGGCACACCGCGATGGCGCTGGGCGCGGCGGTGGCGCTGTTCGCGATCAGCGAGATCGGCATCCGGATCGCGGTCAGCGTGCTGTCGGTGCCGTTCGGCGAGCGCTACGTGCTCTCCACGTACGCCCAGTCGTGGTTCATGAAGCAGGCGGAGCTGTTCGACTACGACACCTGCCAGTTCGCCAAGGGCGCCTGCGAGCCGGCCAAGTACGTGGTCACCTGGGAGCAGTCCGCCGTGGTGTTCGGCGTCGGCGCGGTGGCGGCCCTGGTCGCCGCGTTCTGGACGATGCGCCGGCGGGACATCTCCTGA
- a CDS encoding DUF3263 domain-containing protein: MSADATDRATADESATTRGTRRSAGASVPPPRPAPPVESSPPAEVASFVEPTAADARLDADETDADETRPDAEAEPAGGLTERERRILDFESRWWKHAGAKEQAIRDTFGLSATRYYQLLNGLLDHPAALAAEPLLIGRLRRLRSSRARSRRR; encoded by the coding sequence GTGTCCGCCGACGCCACCGACCGGGCCACCGCCGACGAGTCGGCCACGACCAGGGGTACGCGCCGGAGCGCCGGCGCGTCGGTGCCACCGCCCCGCCCCGCCCCGCCGGTCGAGTCCTCGCCTCCGGCCGAGGTCGCGTCGTTCGTCGAGCCGACCGCCGCCGACGCTCGGCTCGACGCCGACGAGACCGACGCCGACGAGACCCGACCCGACGCCGAGGCCGAACCGGCCGGTGGGCTCACCGAGCGGGAGCGGCGGATCCTCGACTTCGAGTCCCGGTGGTGGAAGCACGCCGGTGCGAAGGAGCAGGCCATCCGGGACACGTTCGGACTCTCCGCGACGCGCTACTACCAACTGCTCAACGGGCTGCTCGACCATCCGGCCGCGCTGGCCGCCGAGCCGCTGCTGATCGGCCGGCTGCGCCGGCTCCGGTCGTCGCGGGCCCGCAGCCGGCGGCGTTGA
- a CDS encoding GNAT family N-acetyltransferase, which produces MTGAVRLEPVDERNLEPLLSVAAAEAEPEDVMPPVDAPAGWSLARREAFREFHRASFGGLDGPTATAMYAIVSGGEVVGMVRMARRDEPGTVETGMWLGRSARGRGLGAAALRELLHVAAAAGMNTVVADTTPDNAGAISVLRKCGAELREQGGKTYARMCLDSALPTH; this is translated from the coding sequence GTGACAGGTGCGGTGAGGCTGGAGCCGGTGGACGAGCGAAACCTGGAGCCGTTGCTCTCCGTAGCGGCGGCGGAGGCGGAGCCGGAGGACGTGATGCCTCCGGTGGACGCGCCGGCCGGGTGGTCGCTGGCCCGCCGCGAGGCCTTCCGCGAGTTCCACCGGGCGAGTTTCGGCGGCCTGGACGGCCCGACCGCGACGGCGATGTACGCGATCGTGTCCGGCGGCGAGGTGGTCGGCATGGTGCGCATGGCCCGCCGGGACGAGCCGGGAACGGTGGAGACCGGGATGTGGCTCGGCCGGTCCGCGCGTGGCCGCGGCCTGGGCGCCGCCGCGCTGCGGGAACTGTTGCACGTCGCCGCGGCGGCCGGGATGAACACCGTCGTGGCGGACACCACGCCGGACAACGCCGGTGCCATTTCGGTGCTCCGTAAATGTGGTGCCGAATTGCGCGAGCAGGGCGGTAAGACGTACGCCCGAATGTGTCTGGATTCGGCCCTGCCGACCCACTGA
- a CDS encoding SRPBCC family protein, which produces MPTNSLTDRARDEIGGELRNLATAIGERAVQVVTERVTGATGRLSEYAKQGGGPGLVAAATGAQKLADGHSPLKAMFHAGLAGGKEKLMSAFGGGKGGKGGKKLKVTNIVETIEVGVPVRVAYNQWTTFGDFPSFMKKVEQADNDEDEKMTWKAQVLWSHRTWESTIVRQIPDRLVHWRSKGDKGSVDGTVSFHEVGPELTRILVVLEYHPQGLFEHTGNLWRAQGRRVRLELKHFVRHVMTETVLDPDSVEGWRGEIQDSQVVKDHETALREEREGSGPRESGRDGEPAEQRRPPRRRRPTEEEQEYDDYDDGEDFEDDEYDEEPEEEQPPRRRQPERARRPQRDERAPREERARRAPEAPRRPVVRRRREERGE; this is translated from the coding sequence ATGCCCACGAACAGCCTCACCGACCGCGCACGCGACGAGATCGGCGGCGAGCTGCGCAACCTCGCCACCGCGATCGGCGAACGCGCCGTGCAGGTGGTGACCGAGCGGGTCACCGGCGCCACCGGCCGGCTCAGCGAGTACGCGAAGCAGGGCGGCGGCCCCGGCCTGGTCGCCGCGGCCACCGGCGCGCAGAAGCTCGCCGACGGCCACTCCCCGCTGAAGGCCATGTTCCATGCCGGCCTGGCCGGCGGTAAGGAGAAGCTGATGTCGGCGTTCGGCGGCGGCAAGGGTGGCAAGGGCGGCAAGAAGCTCAAGGTCACCAACATCGTCGAGACCATCGAGGTCGGCGTGCCGGTCCGGGTGGCCTACAACCAGTGGACCACCTTCGGCGACTTCCCGAGCTTCATGAAGAAGGTCGAGCAGGCCGACAACGACGAAGACGAGAAGATGACCTGGAAGGCGCAGGTCCTCTGGTCGCACCGCACCTGGGAGTCGACGATCGTCCGGCAGATCCCGGACCGGCTCGTCCACTGGCGGTCCAAGGGCGACAAGGGCTCGGTCGACGGCACGGTCAGCTTCCACGAGGTCGGCCCGGAGCTGACCCGGATCCTGGTCGTGCTGGAGTACCACCCGCAGGGCCTCTTCGAGCACACCGGCAACCTCTGGCGGGCGCAGGGCCGCCGGGTCCGGCTGGAGCTGAAGCACTTCGTCCGGCACGTGATGACCGAGACCGTGCTCGACCCGGACTCGGTCGAGGGCTGGCGGGGTGAGATCCAGGACTCCCAGGTGGTCAAGGACCACGAGACCGCACTCCGCGAGGAGCGGGAGGGGAGTGGGCCGCGGGAGTCGGGCCGTGACGGGGAGCCGGCCGAGCAGCGCCGGCCGCCGCGTCGCCGTCGCCCCACCGAGGAGGAGCAGGAGTACGACGACTACGACGACGGCGAGGACTTCGAGGACGACGAGTACGACGAGGAGCCGGAGGAGGAGCAGCCGCCGCGTCGCCGGCAGCCCGAGCGGGCCCGCCGCCCGCAGCGCGACGAGCGGGCGCCCCGCGAGGAGCGGGCCCGCCGCGCACCGGAGGCGCCCCGCCGTCCGGTGGTCCGGCGTCGCCGTGAGGAGCGTGGCGAATGA
- a CDS encoding GvpL/GvpF family gas vesicle protein, translating to MTQDTGLFIYGIVPSDVEPTLDAEGVGSPPGEVSAVRHGELAALVSEVELAEPLGRPDDLTAYERLLDGTAAVAPVLPVRFGTVVTGEDAVADLLDAHHDRFAAALDEFEGRVQYTVHGRFDEQAFIGELLAADRNAAALAEQVRGRPEGQSRDQRIRLGEMISQAVELRRESENRELIDAVGGYAVTDAARAPSHEMDAAHVAFLVADEDEEEFVRAVEEFAERRRELIRMRLIGPLAPYDFAGAHQLVG from the coding sequence ATGACGCAGGACACCGGGCTGTTCATCTACGGCATCGTGCCGTCGGACGTGGAGCCGACCCTCGACGCGGAGGGGGTCGGCTCCCCGCCCGGGGAGGTGAGCGCGGTCCGGCACGGCGAACTGGCCGCGCTGGTCAGCGAGGTGGAGCTGGCGGAGCCGCTGGGCCGGCCGGACGACCTGACCGCGTACGAGCGGCTGCTGGACGGCACGGCGGCGGTCGCGCCGGTCCTGCCGGTGCGGTTCGGCACGGTGGTGACCGGCGAGGACGCGGTCGCCGACCTGCTCGACGCGCACCACGACCGGTTCGCCGCCGCCCTCGACGAGTTCGAGGGCCGGGTGCAGTACACCGTGCACGGGCGCTTCGACGAGCAGGCGTTCATCGGCGAGTTGCTGGCCGCCGACCGGAACGCCGCCGCGCTCGCCGAACAGGTACGTGGCCGGCCGGAGGGGCAGAGCCGGGACCAGCGCATCCGGCTCGGCGAGATGATCAGCCAGGCGGTGGAGCTGCGCCGGGAGTCCGAGAACCGCGAGCTGATCGACGCGGTGGGCGGGTACGCGGTGACCGACGCGGCCCGCGCGCCGAGCCACGAGATGGACGCCGCACACGTCGCCTTCCTGGTCGCGGACGAGGACGAGGAGGAGTTCGTCCGGGCCGTGGAGGAGTTCGCCGAGCGGCGGCGGGAGCTGATCCGGATGCGCCTGATCGGGCCACTCGCCCCGTACGACTTCGCCGGCGCGCACCAACTGGTGGGCTGA
- a CDS encoding gas vesicle protein GvpG yields the protein MDILWTLLTLPYAPVRGLTAIVKVVAREAESQQHSPVTIRRELEELDRAAAAGEITPEERDHGQRRVLERLTGPAAGRTPSPGGGAARRPAPTRRATTDRRGGPRRPGGGRR from the coding sequence ATGGACATCCTGTGGACGCTGCTGACCCTGCCCTACGCCCCGGTGCGCGGGTTGACCGCCATCGTCAAGGTGGTCGCCCGGGAGGCGGAGTCGCAGCAGCACAGCCCGGTCACCATCCGGCGTGAGCTGGAGGAACTCGACCGGGCCGCCGCTGCCGGCGAGATCACGCCGGAGGAGCGGGACCACGGGCAGCGGCGGGTGCTGGAACGACTGACCGGGCCGGCCGCCGGCCGTACCCCGTCGCCGGGTGGCGGCGCGGCGCGGCGGCCGGCGCCCACGCGGCGGGCGACCACCGACCGGCGCGGCGGGCCGCGCCGGCCAGGAGGGGGGCGACGATGA
- a CDS encoding gas vesicle protein: protein MTSARTRDERYLDEDDEDAISAAEAAREGLRQVVALTGRDALGITSIQPTDDGWLVGVEVVEDRRVPASTDLLGLYEVELDMTGSLLGYRRTRRYQRGKGDGG from the coding sequence ATGACATCGGCGCGGACGCGGGACGAGCGGTATCTCGACGAGGACGACGAGGACGCGATCAGCGCCGCCGAGGCGGCCCGGGAGGGGCTGCGGCAGGTGGTGGCGCTGACCGGCCGGGACGCGCTCGGGATCACCTCGATCCAGCCCACCGACGACGGTTGGCTGGTCGGGGTGGAGGTGGTCGAGGACCGCCGCGTCCCGGCCTCGACCGACCTGCTCGGGCTCTACGAGGTCGAGCTGGACATGACCGGCAGCCTGCTCGGCTACCGGCGGACGCGCCGCTACCAGCGCGGCAAGGGCGACGGGGGCTGA
- a CDS encoding GvpL/GvpF family gas vesicle protein, producing MTSTTAEPVPVATGTGVWLHAVTSTVDPASLAGVAGLAGTPVRAVTGAGLVAVVGDVPLTEYGEEALRRNLEDLGWLERAARAHHAVVDALARSGAVVPARLATVYRDDDRVAGVLAERHATLAGTLARLTGREEWGVKGYAVPGGTPRVEEPAGGGGVGAAYLRRRRAQLTAREQGQRIAADAAAAVHAALGGHAVDARRHAPQDRRLSGAPTAMVLNGAYLVERAEVAAFSALAAELADRHPELRFELTGPWPPYSFVAEPAAESAWE from the coding sequence ATGACCAGTACGACCGCTGAGCCCGTACCGGTCGCGACCGGGACCGGCGTCTGGCTGCACGCGGTGACGTCCACCGTGGACCCGGCGTCGCTGGCCGGTGTCGCCGGCCTCGCCGGCACACCGGTCCGCGCGGTCACCGGCGCGGGCCTGGTCGCCGTCGTGGGCGATGTGCCGCTGACCGAGTACGGCGAGGAGGCGTTGCGCCGCAACCTGGAGGACCTGGGCTGGCTGGAGCGCGCCGCCCGGGCGCACCACGCGGTGGTGGACGCGCTCGCCCGGTCCGGTGCCGTGGTGCCGGCCCGGCTCGCGACCGTCTACCGCGACGACGACCGGGTGGCCGGGGTGCTGGCCGAACGGCACGCCACCCTGGCCGGCACGCTGGCCCGGCTCACCGGCCGCGAGGAGTGGGGCGTCAAGGGGTACGCGGTGCCCGGCGGCACCCCCCGCGTCGAGGAGCCCGCCGGCGGGGGTGGGGTGGGGGCGGCGTACCTGCGGCGTCGGCGGGCCCAGCTCACCGCCCGGGAGCAGGGGCAGCGGATCGCCGCCGACGCGGCGGCCGCCGTCCACGCCGCGCTGGGCGGGCACGCGGTCGACGCCCGGCGACACGCGCCGCAGGACCGGCGGCTGTCCGGCGCGCCCACCGCCATGGTGCTCAACGGCGCCTACCTGGTGGAACGCGCCGAGGTGGCCGCGTTCTCCGCGCTCGCCGCCGAGTTGGCCGACCGGCACCCGGAACTCCGGTTCGAGCTGACCGGCCCGTGGCCCCCGTACTCCTTCGTGGCCGAACCGGCGGCGGAGTCGGCATGGGAGTGA
- a CDS encoding gas vesicle protein, giving the protein MGVTALAPSSADDPAAYRQVALVDLLDRVLATGVVISGDITLAIADVDLVRISLRALVASVGALAPPDLAAGSLVSPGPVAGPPEPVVSP; this is encoded by the coding sequence ATGGGAGTGACGGCGCTGGCGCCGAGCAGCGCCGACGACCCGGCGGCCTACCGGCAGGTCGCCCTGGTCGACCTGCTCGACCGGGTGCTGGCGACCGGCGTGGTGATCAGCGGGGACATCACGCTGGCCATCGCGGACGTGGACCTGGTCCGGATCTCGCTGCGCGCGCTGGTCGCGTCCGTCGGCGCGCTCGCCCCGCCCGACCTCGCCGCCGGCTCGCTCGTGTCGCCCGGTCCGGTGGCCGGGCCGCCGGAGCCGGTGGTGTCGCCGTGA
- a CDS encoding gas vesicle protein K produces MTGRDEAAELAVALGEPRWQAPRVRPLDRRLAVDQDSVERGLASLVLTVVELLRQLMERQALRRVDLGDLTDEQVERIGATLMALEEQMTQLREHFGLSPEDLNLDLGPLGPLLPTD; encoded by the coding sequence GTGACCGGCCGGGACGAGGCGGCCGAGCTGGCGGTGGCGCTCGGCGAGCCGCGATGGCAGGCGCCCCGGGTGCGTCCGCTGGACCGCCGGCTCGCGGTCGACCAGGACTCGGTCGAGCGCGGACTGGCCAGCCTGGTGCTCACCGTCGTCGAGCTGCTCCGCCAACTCATGGAACGGCAGGCGCTGCGCCGGGTCGACCTCGGCGACCTGACCGACGAGCAGGTCGAGCGGATCGGCGCCACGCTGATGGCGCTGGAGGAGCAGATGACCCAGCTCCGCGAACACTTCGGCCTCTCCCCCGAGGACCTCAACCTGGACCTGGGCCCCCTGGGCCCCCTCCTCCCCACCGACTGA
- a CDS encoding AAA family ATPase, translating to MAEPDLTLTASLRPAALDARRGVVRLHPEVLTALALRPGDPVRLSGRRVTAGIAAAADPGTSSLLLHADDLLLGNLGLRAGGQVTVSPLRCVAATRVTLSGPVAVTAAVPPEMLRLALLGKVVTAGDDVSLLPQDVLPDAAVRGLVEAARRSLASSVGYAWTSTLLTVVSAEPATGALVTMDTVVGWEHGAATHGSAPPGAADRSAGTTHPADEQLRSGRPEDAPDVDELPGLRAQAEELTELLDLGFHHREVLGRLGTTVSLGVLVEGPAGSGKSSLVRAVAARVGASVRPLWAPELAALANDAAARRLREAATAVRAGGPAVLLVTDVEALAPADEPGPLATVFRQVVDEILRAGVAVVCTTGRPEAVDPALRGPDLLALRITVPLPDPALRREQLTVLTRQVPLAGDVRLDEVSARTPGFVAADLAALVREAGVRAALRQKTAETPTVAMADFTAALEVVRATTMVASTLELASVTLDDVGGLHEVKQTLTESVLWPLTYPDTFARLGVTPPRGVLLYGPPGCGKTYLVTALAGSGRANVLSVKGAELLSKWVGESERAVRELFRRAREAAPTLVFLDEVDALAPVRGQATDGGTTDRVVAALLTELDGVEALRNVVVVGATNRPELVDPALLRPGRLERPVYVPPPDGPARAEILRAAARHVPLAPDVDLDALGAELDGFSAADCTALVREAALAAMRESLAAATVTAAHVASARARVRPSLDPTQLARLESYADTHRLP from the coding sequence GTGGCGGAACCCGATCTGACCCTGACCGCGAGCCTGCGGCCGGCCGCGCTGGACGCCCGCCGCGGCGTCGTACGCCTGCACCCCGAGGTGCTGACCGCGCTGGCGCTGCGCCCGGGCGACCCGGTGCGGCTGAGCGGCCGGCGGGTCACCGCCGGCATCGCGGCGGCCGCCGACCCGGGCACCAGCAGCCTCCTGCTCCACGCCGACGACCTGCTGCTCGGCAACCTCGGCCTGCGAGCCGGCGGCCAGGTCACGGTGAGTCCGCTGCGGTGCGTCGCGGCGACCCGGGTCACGTTGAGCGGGCCGGTGGCGGTGACCGCCGCGGTTCCGCCGGAGATGCTGCGGCTCGCGCTGCTCGGCAAGGTGGTCACCGCCGGCGACGACGTCTCGCTGCTGCCGCAGGACGTGCTCCCGGACGCCGCCGTGCGCGGCCTGGTCGAGGCCGCGCGGCGCAGTCTCGCCAGTTCCGTCGGGTACGCCTGGACGAGCACCCTGCTGACCGTGGTCTCGGCGGAGCCGGCCACCGGCGCACTGGTCACCATGGACACGGTGGTGGGCTGGGAGCACGGCGCCGCCACCCACGGCTCCGCCCCTCCGGGGGCGGCCGACCGCTCGGCCGGCACGACTCATCCGGCCGACGAGCAACTCCGGTCCGGGCGCCCGGAGGACGCGCCCGACGTGGACGAGCTGCCCGGGCTGCGCGCCCAGGCCGAGGAGCTGACCGAGCTGCTGGACCTGGGCTTCCACCACCGGGAGGTGCTGGGCCGGCTCGGCACCACGGTTTCGCTGGGCGTGCTGGTCGAGGGTCCGGCCGGCTCGGGCAAGTCGTCGTTGGTGCGCGCGGTCGCCGCCCGCGTCGGCGCGTCGGTCCGCCCGCTCTGGGCGCCGGAGCTGGCCGCGCTGGCCAACGACGCGGCGGCCCGGCGGCTACGCGAGGCGGCCACCGCGGTACGCGCCGGCGGGCCCGCCGTGCTGCTGGTCACCGACGTGGAGGCGCTCGCCCCGGCCGACGAGCCGGGCCCGCTGGCCACCGTGTTCCGGCAGGTGGTCGACGAGATCCTGCGCGCCGGGGTGGCGGTGGTCTGCACCACCGGGCGGCCGGAGGCGGTGGATCCGGCGTTGCGCGGCCCGGACCTGCTGGCGCTGCGGATCACCGTGCCGCTGCCCGACCCGGCGCTGCGCCGCGAGCAGTTGACCGTGCTCACCCGGCAGGTGCCGCTCGCCGGTGACGTGCGGCTGGACGAGGTGTCGGCGCGTACCCCCGGTTTCGTCGCCGCGGACCTGGCCGCGCTGGTGCGCGAGGCCGGGGTGCGGGCGGCGCTGCGGCAGAAGACGGCGGAGACGCCGACCGTGGCGATGGCCGACTTCACCGCCGCGCTGGAGGTGGTCCGGGCGACCACGATGGTCGCCTCCACGCTGGAGCTGGCCTCGGTGACGCTCGACGACGTAGGCGGCCTGCACGAGGTGAAGCAGACGCTCACCGAGTCGGTGCTCTGGCCGCTGACCTATCCGGACACGTTCGCCCGGCTGGGCGTGACGCCGCCGCGCGGCGTGCTGCTCTACGGCCCGCCCGGCTGCGGCAAGACCTACCTGGTCACCGCGCTGGCCGGCTCGGGCCGGGCGAACGTGCTGTCGGTGAAGGGCGCGGAGCTGCTCTCCAAGTGGGTAGGCGAGAGCGAACGCGCGGTCCGTGAGCTGTTCCGCCGGGCCCGCGAGGCGGCGCCCACGCTCGTCTTCCTGGACGAGGTGGACGCGCTGGCCCCGGTACGCGGCCAGGCCACCGACGGGGGCACCACCGATCGGGTGGTCGCCGCGCTGCTGACCGAGCTGGACGGGGTGGAGGCGCTGCGCAACGTGGTGGTGGTCGGCGCGACGAACCGGCCGGAGCTGGTCGACCCGGCACTGCTGCGCCCCGGCCGGTTGGAACGCCCGGTCTACGTGCCGCCGCCGGACGGGCCGGCCCGCGCCGAGATCCTCCGCGCCGCGGCCCGGCACGTCCCGCTCGCGCCGGACGTCGACCTCGACGCGCTCGGCGCCGAGCTGGACGGATTCTCCGCCGCCGACTGCACGGCGCTGGTCCGGGAGGCGGCCCTGGCCGCGATGCGCGAGTCGCTGGCCGCCGCGACCGTGACGGCGGCACACGTCGCGTCGGCCCGCGCCCGGGTCCGCCCCTCCCTGGACCCGACCCAACTGGCCCGCCTGGAGTCCTACGCCGACACCCACCGCCTCCCGTAG